The proteins below are encoded in one region of Mauremys reevesii isolate NIE-2019 linkage group 15, ASM1616193v1, whole genome shotgun sequence:
- the LOC120383031 gene encoding zinc finger protein with KRAB and SCAN domains 7-like, with the protein MPPKRSKGNISQGLNQKKSLKNQRKLDKLQKSSLVQREGKSSIRGRAVRKSKDTIICQRTYAGEKPNICIECGKSFTQSSDLMNHQRTHTGEKPYKCIDCGKSFSISSNLSRHQRTHTEEKPYPCTDCGKSFTDKSTLTQHQRIHTGEKPHKCIDCGKSFSRSSHHKRHLRSPPGKRQDKCTHWESANVGKVKETKVSKKKTPTIEIPNTCAECWQSFSQNSDLVKHMRIHTGEKPYECPDCGKRFNVSSNLIRHQRIHTGEKPYTCSDCGKSFTDKSTLTQHHRIHTGEKPYICTYCGKSFSRSSHHKRHERTHTGENPVSFLPLWPYPTQTY; encoded by the coding sequence ATGCCTCCTAAGCGATCCAAAGGAAATATTTCACAAGGACTGAACCAGAAAAAGTCCCTCAAGAATCAGAGGAAGTTGGATAAGCTACAGAAGAGCTCTCTTGTGCAGAGAGAGGGTAAATCATCCATCCGTGGGAGAGCTGTGAGGAAGAGCAAAGACACCATCATCTGCCAGAGAACATACGCAGGGGAGAAGCCCAACATCTGcattgagtgtgggaaaagcttcacccagagctcagaccttatgaACCATCAGAGAACTCACACGGgggagaaaccctataaatgcatcgactgcgggaagagcttcagcATCAGCTCAAACCTGAGTCGACACCAGAGAACTCACACTGAGGAGAAGCCCTATCCCTGcactgactgtgggaaaagcttcacagACAAGTCCACCCTGACCCAACACCAACgcatccacacaggtgagaagcCCCATAAATGCATTgactgtgggaagagcttcagccGCAGCTCCCACCACAAGAGGCATCTGAGGAGCCCtccagggaagaggcaggacaaATGCACCCACTGGGAAAGCGCCAATGTTGGGAAGGTGAAAGAAACTAAAGTGTCTAAGAAGAAAACCCCAACCATTGAGATCCCCAACACATGTGCCGAGTGCTGGCAAAGCTTCAGCCAGAACTCAGACCTGGTCAAACACatgaggatccacacaggagagaaaccctacgagTGTCCCGATTGTGGAAAAAGATTCAATGTCAGTTCAAACCTGATCAGacaccagaggatccacacaggagagaaaccctacacgtgctctgactgtgggaaaagcttcactgacAAATCCACTCTGACCCAGCACCAccggatccacacaggagagaaaccctacatatGCACTtactgcgggaaaagcttcagccgCAGCTCCCACCACAAGAGACATGAGCGAACCCACACTGGGGAAAACCCCGTGTCCTTTCTGCCCTTGTGGCCCTACCCCACCCAGACATACTGA